The genome window TCAAGGTCAAGGCGGAGAAGGGGCACCGCAGCGAGGTCAAGGAGCTCGTCGACATCTTCCGGGCCAAGATCGTCGACGTCTCGGCCGAGCACGTCATGATCGAGATCGCCGGCCAGGAGAAGAAGATCGAGGCGTTCATCGACGCCGTTCGCCCCTTCGGCATCCTGGAGCTCGTCCGCAGTGGACGCATCGCTCTCCTCCGGGGCAAGACCGCCTCGGAAATCCCGAACGAAGACGCGGTTGAGCCGGACACGGTTCACGCGTAGGAAGTGGTCAGTCTCTAGTTTTCAGTTGTCAGTCGGAATGCGCGGCCCCGCGCACAGGTCTTGAACTCCTGCCGATGGGGACGTTGTTTCGATGAGTCGCCCCGGTTCGCCGGGTGATCCGCACCGTAAAAACGTCCTTCCTCCTCATCCTCGACCCCCAGCCCTCGACTCCGCTCATGGCCATCAAGGTTTACTACGACAACGACGCCGATCTCTCGCTCCTCAAGGGGAAGACGATCGCCATCCTCGGTTACGGCAGCCAGGGACACGCCCAGGCTCAGAACCTGCGGGACAGCGGTTGCAACGTAGTCATCGGCCAGCGGCCCGGCAGCCCGAACTACGACCTCGCCGTGGAACACGGCTTCAAGCCGGTCTCCGCTGAAGAAGCGACGAAGCAGGCCGACCTCGTCAACATGCTCCTGCCGGACGAAGTGCAGGGAGACGTCTACAAGAGCTCGGTGCTCCCGAACCTCAAGAAGGGAGCGCTCCTGATGTGCTCCCACGGCTTCAACATCCACTTCGGCCAGGTCGTTCCGCCGGCCGGCGTCGACACCGCCCTCGTGGCTCCCAAGGGCCCCGGCCACCTCGTCCGCAGCGAATACGTTGCCGGCGGCGGCGTGCCGACCCTGATCGCCATGGGCCCGGGCTCGTCGGACGCGTCCCGCGCTCTCGCCCTCGCCTATGCGAAGGGGATCGGCGGTACCCGCGGCGGCGTCATCGAGACGACCTTTGCCGAAGAGACCGAAACCGACCTCTTCGGTGAGCAGGTCGTCCTGTGCGGGGGCGTGAGCGCCCTCGTCAAGGCGGGCTTCGAGACCCTGGTCGAAGCCGGTTACCAGCCGGAGATGGCCTACTTCGAGTGTATGCACGAGCTGAAGCTGATCGTCGACCTGTTCTACCAGGGCGGCCTCAACTACATGCGGTACAGCGTCTCCAATACGGCTGAATACGGCGACTACACCCGCGGCCCGCGGATCGTCACCGAAGAGACCAAGAAGGAGATGAAGAAGATCCTCTCCGAAATCCAGTCGGGCCAGTTCGCCCGCGAGTGGATCCTC of Planctomyces sp. SH-PL14 contains these proteins:
- the ilvN gene encoding acetolactate synthase small subunit; protein product: MRHLLSALVTNQPGVLAHISGMLASRAFNIHSLAVGETENKEFSRMTFVVNGNDRDVDQVRKQLSKIVTVVKVIDYSDEDFVERDLMLIKVKAEKGHRSEVKELVDIFRAKIVDVSAEHVMIEIAGQEKKIEAFIDAVRPFGILELVRSGRIALLRGKTASEIPNEDAVEPDTVHA
- the ilvC gene encoding ketol-acid reductoisomerase — translated: MAIKVYYDNDADLSLLKGKTIAILGYGSQGHAQAQNLRDSGCNVVIGQRPGSPNYDLAVEHGFKPVSAEEATKQADLVNMLLPDEVQGDVYKSSVLPNLKKGALLMCSHGFNIHFGQVVPPAGVDTALVAPKGPGHLVRSEYVAGGGVPTLIAMGPGSSDASRALALAYAKGIGGTRGGVIETTFAEETETDLFGEQVVLCGGVSALVKAGFETLVEAGYQPEMAYFECMHELKLIVDLFYQGGLNYMRYSVSNTAEYGDYTRGPRIVTEETKKEMKKILSEIQSGQFAREWILENKANQAGFKSTRRREREHLIEKVGRQLRKMMTWIKSKEV